A genomic window from Cupriavidus metallidurans CH34 includes:
- a CDS encoding septal ring lytic transglycosylase RlpA family protein, whose translation MFSQPALRPESVRTIAPGSTRFLRQCAIIVSALVMAACATPPGGDTENASTQGAIPTKSARSKSGTNAPATAKSDDRGSWNLFGLDEGAPAQSSIDGLRADMGTFEQRGTASWYGKGFHGRKTANGERFDMRAMTAAHPTLPLDSWVLVRNLSNNKVAVVRINDRGPYHGNRILDLSYAAAKRLSFVNSGSTKVEIRRLSRTEVAALGPEIEAGGTEAGDGSGADEMPDTANALVPTKSKARKSTVKRKRP comes from the coding sequence ATGTTTAGCCAGCCCGCACTCCGCCCGGAGTCCGTGCGCACGATAGCGCCCGGCTCCACACGCTTCCTTCGTCAATGCGCGATCATCGTATCGGCGTTGGTGATGGCCGCGTGCGCGACGCCGCCGGGCGGCGACACCGAGAACGCATCGACGCAAGGCGCGATCCCGACCAAGTCCGCACGGTCGAAGTCCGGCACGAACGCGCCGGCGACGGCCAAGTCCGACGATCGCGGTAGCTGGAACCTGTTCGGCCTCGATGAAGGCGCGCCGGCGCAATCGTCGATCGACGGCCTGCGCGCGGACATGGGTACGTTCGAGCAGCGTGGCACGGCATCCTGGTACGGCAAGGGCTTTCACGGCCGCAAGACCGCCAATGGCGAACGCTTCGACATGCGCGCCATGACGGCGGCTCACCCGACCCTGCCGCTAGACAGCTGGGTGCTGGTGCGCAATCTCAGCAACAACAAGGTGGCCGTGGTGCGGATCAACGACCGTGGCCCCTATCATGGCAACCGGATCCTCGACCTGTCGTACGCGGCAGCCAAGCGCCTGAGCTTCGTCAATAGTGGCTCGACCAAGGTGGAAATCCGCCGGCTGTCCCGCACCGAAGTGGCGGCCCTGGGCCCCGAGATCGAGGCGGGTGGCACCGAGGCCGGCGATGGCAGCGGCGCCGACGAGATGCCGGATACCGCCAATGCGCTGGTGCCGACGAAGTCGAAGGCCAGGAAGTCCACGGTCAAGCGCAAGCGCCCCTGA